The window GAATAGTTCAAATCCttatattgatgtgattttagtatTGTAACTGTTAATTGAATTGTTTTGAAGTATCATCAACATGCTATGTATACAATTACTTAATATCCTATTAAGTTCCTTTATTACAAATGCAACTCTCCAACCTTTAAAAATGTAATTGAAAAGACACTTCACTATTATTACACCCAAATCAcatcaaaattttaagattttaaaaCATGCTAAAAGTGTGGACTCTAAATATCTCATatttcatttacctccaaatACATAGTACCAAACGCATGAATTTGGAGTAAAATTccccaaatcctctcaaatctcctaAAATACACTTGAAATAAAAAGTTGCAAACAGcccaaatagatttttttttttgtagcgtCTCCAGGGGAGAGTTATTAGGTACTCTGGCTATATACTTGACACGTGGGCACGGGAAAGTTGTACACGTGACATGCATTTAATTAAATTGAACAGCCTAAATTATGGAGCTTACTGCAATTGGAAAATCATATTTGGTTGGACAATTCTAACCTTTGATCCATGGACAATAAATAAGTGTAATTTAAGCATatcaatttgaattacttgtacgcCGCGTTCACAATTCTCCAAtgcctgcttatcatccatcacaccctgccagagcatcaaagttcTTTCGGGAAAATATAACTTTGCTAAGCCCATATGCATGGAGGAGGCAGCCCATCGCCCATTAacatgccaccacatgtgccatcatggcaCAAGGATGCAAGGTCCAAgccttccatcaggtgggttccacatcTAAGATGCACTGACACAAAAATCAGGACATCTCCATTTCAGGTTAGCCACTTCAGGTTAGCCACAGTTttacaaaaagaatggatggctgaTAACTTGGCAATGCTTGTATGAGTAATCACCCTGCTTCTAAAATTTTGGCCAATCCGAACAACGCAACATCCTGATTTTTTGGACAGATCATCTGCATGGTTAGAGCTGTTTGATGGATGGCCAGGATCACCTAACATTCCTAtgatagttttgcaccatttatttAAATGGTGGTGGCTCTTTAAACATACACATGACATAGATGTAAAGCAATCCAGACCACCTAAATCGTTGATCCACCgttaattggacggttagaaCTGCTTGATCAGTGCAGTTTTAGGGATATGCTAAGCCCACAACGGGACCCACAATTGCCATGGTATGATAGATGTACATTGCTGCAACACGTGAGGATGATTAGTCACCACTATCTTTTAAATAGTGCAAAACTAGCCCGGTGAATAACTTCGAGCCTACCATGTGTGTGTCAGATCCAACCCTTCAAATACTTTTCTCCCTCCATGAAGATCATCTTGCGAAACAATCATCcccatccattcatcatatgggccacaccatataaaatatcTAGCCATTGGAAAAATAGAACACAAGGGTGGTCCATTCAATGAATGGATAtggtttatttttttcataaggTGATCCAAACCATGCTTAAACtaattggacggattggatgtcgcacAAAATGAGAGACTGGAAGTTATTTTGTGGGTGGACTGTAACTTAATATAGTACAGCCTGTTGGACAGTAAGCTGGTTTCTAAAGTACGCAGGATGAGCAGGAATCAAGTACCTTTCTTTGCGCTTTTCCAGGAAGCGCTGCAGTGAGTGTTTCCTTGCAATCGGCAGATCTGCACGAGTACATAAAAAACGGCGTTAACAGGAAAGAGAAACATTTTAATGCTCTGGCAGAGCGTgacggatgatacacaggcacctgGAAATTGCATTCATGGCTTGCAGGTAATTCAAATTGAGCTGTTATAATCATCAGTCTCTCTAATTATTGCCTACATATCAAGTGTTGTACAGCCAGACTATCAAACAACTCCCTCGGGACAGTCTACAAGCATTTCTCTACGCTCATACACACGTACCAATATAGCACATGCGGAACATCAGATCTGTACACCAGATGTGACCCATCGTGTAGAGGGTCTAACCAAGAAGACTACTTTCTACCTAACAGGGCATGGCACGTGTAACACACATGGAGGAAGAGTAGGGGGAGATGAAATATCCTTAAATTAGAGGCACGCTAGGGGCCTGTTTGACCGGATGGATCCCATCGGATTAGGagagatgggatggattttaaggtaatgatggtggtgtcagtagattggtttaagatccatgggattgctatatccgggacAAGTTCaatgagtctgtttggcacattTGGTATatctcgggattttaccttccaatccctccgTCCAGACATGCCTCAGGCACAATtaaatgggattaggagggatgggatagattttaaggtaatgatggtggtgtcagtggattaggttaagatccatgggtgtgctatatcccgggacaagttcaccggtctGTTTGGCTCTTTTGGCATATCCCAGGATtataccatcccatccctcctaatcccttgGGATTCGTCTGGCCAAACATGCCCTATATGCGgaagggaagcagattgcctTCAAACAAATctgtgtagggtccactgtgatgtatttgtttacaTACGTtttcatcccttttctcagctAATGTTAAGATACAGGCACAAAAATGAGATAAGTGTCCATTTCTTTTCTCTAATATGTTAGAGTATGGgctcaaaaataaaacagatttgACATTTTAGTAGACCACACTAAAtagtaagcttggttgcattaaatacaTGCAAGTTGCTTTAAATGTAAGAGTTATCTATGGTATGGTCGATGATAGCGTTGGATCTAACtaatttttgagcttatgcctTAACATGACCCAAGAAGAGGAAAGGATGAtatagataaacaaatacatcacaatgggcctccatGTAAATTCGGTATACATTGTTAGGTTCAACAAGGAGTCGGAATCAATCCAAGGAGTCAATCCACTTCCATATGGAACGGACTTCCCTATGGTAATTAATGGTGACCCCAAATAGCCTTTGTTGGACAGTCCATAATTAATAACaccatcaaatgggctacatgaaTTAGTTGGTTTTTgtgaataaaatataaataaatttgtaATTTAGGCTAATTAAGATCATAGTCCACTCTCACTTCTCCCTTCGATGTTAATAAATTATAAGAGAAAATATACAGCAATTCACAGGACTACCTAAATAAGCTTATTACTTGAACAATCATTTTCAAGCTGAACTATAGATGTCTGTCATACCCAATTTAAAAATATAATGAAGAAAAATAGTTATATAATAAAGTTTTAGTGAAAATGTCCGCAACATGTGATTTGTACTGAACTTATATAAGTTGTAATAATCTCATTAAAAGCTAGGGTTTGAGGAATATGGGTTTGGGAGAGACATGGAGTGGCTACAGCTATTGTTTACGGCATGTTTGAATTGCTCGACGACGACAGCTGAATTTGAACGACAAAGACAGGAGAAGAGAGAGGTTACAAAACCTAGCTTTAATACCATATAATTTGCAGTAATTAAGATTAGGGCCCACTTTCAACTCTCTCACTAATTATATTAATAAATTGTAATAGAAAATAAATGATAATCCCTTAAACCACCTAAATTACAAAGCTTCCAACCTTAATAAATTTAAAGGGTTATTAATCCAAACTATATTTTGGATAATATTTACAATTTTCAATTAACAAACACTTCCCACTTGATTTAATATATCTTCATATCTCTTCTCAACATGCAAAGTTCCCTACAACTCCAGTTTTTAGTTCCTAAGGTATTCTTGACTTGAAATGGTAGAAATGTCCAAAAGCTAATAACTGCCATGAGTGGAAAATAATGAATAGGAGAAATGGAGACTCGCAAGTCTCTATAGCCCTCCATTATTCATTTGACATCTGGCCCACTTCATCGATGACCAAATTAACTTTTGGTGAGATCATCTAAAGGGCGGGACACCGATGCACGGCTTAGATGTTCTACACCATATGCAAGCTAGCAAAACTCACTCAAATTTATCTACTACCGTTGAGTTTTTCAAGCAGCTGTCCTTCGGTGCTGGAGGAAGAGGCCGCGAACTTCGTATCGGCCGATTCGACCGTTCCGACATCTCCCTTTACCGCCACCTTTAAGATCTTCTCGGCCTGAAATAAAATCGATTTACTTCCaatgaaaaaaaagggaaattgaGGAAATATACAAAATGTTCGATCCAGTACAGGTGGGCCCATCTGAAAATCCATATAATTGTTCTTGGGGAGATACCCCAccagataaacggcatggattaCTAATACATAGGGCCAGATGGACATATTCCGGGCCGAACGAAGCTGTGGGCCGAACATCGTATGATGCGCGCGTTCCGCAACGGAAATACGTACCATATCTCGAGGAACGTCGTAGACGGTGACCGTTCCATTATAGAAAATCGTCAACGGAGATGTTGCTTTGAGATCTTCGGCGACGactctgaaatatatatatatatatatataaataaacaataaataaatggCGGGACACGTGCGGGGGTCGCACATACATGCCAGCCCCAGGCCGTCCATCAGGCGGGCCCACCACCTTATTCATATTCGCCGTCCATTTTCTGCACACGCGCAGCACCTGATGAGTGCGCGCGAGTACTTTTGGGTAGGGCCGCTTGATTTATGGTTCGGTCCTGGCACGAGTGCCACGTGCGCAGACTAATCAAAGCAGACGCTCTGAGACCTTTCTCTCCATGAGATAGGGTAGTTAGATGGCTTCACTACCGTACACGTGGAACATTCCACGAACccaaaccgtccaaacagtgTGACGCACTGTGGATTGGtcaatcctgacctctgattaaGGGACTTCGTTTGTTACTTTCTATTTATATCGTCCATTGCATGCCAGGAATCCAACCGCAAGGATCATACGCTCCACGTAATTTTGGGGGTTCCAACTTCTTCAACGGCTCGGATTTGAGGTAATTGCCACGTGTACAGTCCTACAACGtagtcgctctctctctctctctctctctctctgaaaaacAGCGTACCTTGAAACGGGATTGGAGACGGGGAGAAGAGAACGGAGCCTGCCGTCACCGTTCCGCATCGATGGTAACGGAATCGGACTTTTTGGATCCGGTACCGTTTCGTTCAGTTTCGGTGTAACGGCGCTTTCAGGCAATCTTCCTTCGTTCCTCATTCGGGAAGCAATTACCGACTTCAGTACTTGCGGATCGATCCTCGAAATCGCATTTTGAATTCCTACAGCCAAAcggagattttcaaaaatccaaaaagaagaagaagaagaagaagaagaagaaatcgcAGAtcgagaaaagaagaaggaaggagtgaAGGAACCTTTGAAGGAGCTTCTACGATCGAGAGGCTTTTTCCCCTTCTCGATTCCGAAGAAATTGAGTTCAGCGGACGATCTGGACATTTTcgtgggtctttttttttttctgcgaaGAGGAGAAGTGATGGAGTGGTGCGTCAAGAGAGTGGGTGTGGTTTTAAAGGGAGTGAGAGGTGGAAGTGGGGGAGACTGTAGAGAGAGAAAAACACGAGGAAAAGGCGAGGAATATAGCGCGCGAGCGGAAACGTACGTCACGCCTTGAACGGTTGCTTCCGCAAGTAAAACGTCAGGAAATTACTGAAATATCCTTTCTGTAATTTGCCGACGTTTACTCTCGTTACGTAagaaggggattggctggtgtacgtgtggatacgtgtcgtgcgaagacgagcgccgacgctcctcgatctccgagtcGTACGAgcggttcaaaggagataaaaGTTATATGGcacccacaataatgtatttactaTACCCACTGTTAATCCACATCCACTGCACATTTATTCTTCGAGAtgattttatagcattatccaaaacctttgaatcatattcaaagctcaaatgggccgcactaaaaatagtagtgggataatgattttcaccattaaaaattttatagggttcacagtaatatttattttccatctaatatttattttccatccaatctgctaatGAGGTtaaaaatacctgaatgaagacgacaaacaaatttcatattgatccaaacttttgtgacccccaaagggtttcaatggtagatgtttaatctctAGTGCTTTTTtcagtatgatccacttgatctttaaatctgtctattttttctctcaagcctggcaaaatggatggacagtttggatataacatatacctcatgatgtgaCCCAGAGAACTTGCAAGAGGTCAATGCACCGGCTATATAGTTGGTgcctggtacaccagccaatccgcttccaaggtTCAGTGAGGCTGTaattgtgggacctaccttgatacatgtgttgtatatccactccatccttcTATCTTTCTTgatcatttttagggcattacccaaaaataaaaaagatcaggtggacaccttaggaaacagtggtgattgaacgcctaccattagattatttatttatttatttatcaagctgatgtttgtgttttaccttagtGTAGATCCGGgtcaccttatcaatgggttggatggaaaatatatattatggtggttTCATtagaaaagtttttgatcaagctgatatttgtattttttttttggtgcggATGGACGTGCCTTTTGGAACTGTATGGGTGTCAATGGCTAGGATAGGCTATGCTAAGCTCTGTCCGAACTCAGTTGGCATTTTTCAACCTAAGTTCAAACCTAACCCGAACCCATGGCCGGCTAAATTCTCCAACCCCCATATACAACTGAGTTCACGatacaaaatttaaaatttttttaatttgaaaattgaGAGAGATATGAAGTTCCTTAATAATGTTTACAAAGAtatcacacaaatatcaagttgatcccaaacttttgtgttccatgagaagtttttaataatcaattaTCAGATATTCATTTATTATGGTTCACTTGgaatttagatcttcttaatttttaggataatgttataaaatgaaatttcaaaaatggttggacggcgtggatataaggcgcatacatcaaggtgggccccacggttaggtaGTCTACCCACGTCGGTGGATCTAGAATTGAGtgcgagcggattaggtgcggtccACTCACTCGAGTGAGATGCACGTGGGAATTTTCACACGTGTTCCGAACGTGTGTGATATATccaaggtattgatcaagtagaGGCCACCTTCGACATGTGGTGTCCGAGAACCAGGTTGACCGTGGGCCCACTCTTatttgaaaaccaaaacccaagTCCATGGTCAGTAGAAAGATATGGTATGGCCGATGAGTGAGTTCATGTTAGCCGTGGAACCAGCGGGCGCAACTTCGGTTCCACCAAGGTGTGTGGATCCctgatttgtgtggcccaccgttatatatgttccttacatccatgccatccatcagttttgataTCTCAGTTTAGGAATTGATCCTGAAAacaaagcacatccaaatcttaggtggaccacaccacacaaagcaatagtgattgataattaaaaatttcttgttgTACTCctcaaaagttttgtatcaagctaatatttgaacGGTCCCTCCttgttaacaggttggatggcaaataaacatttgggGCGGGCCTAAGAAGTTTCTAATGATGGGTATTCATTCACATCACTCTTTTTGTAGCGTGGTCCACCCACAATTCTACATCATTTTTAggatcttgtcttaaaatgaggGCATGAATCCAATATGATAAGTGATTTAGAACCCTTAAAAGTGTGGTAACTAAAGACACTTAGGTATAGTACAAGTGTCACATTTGAAGAAGATTGGATAACAATTTGATTGGACTgcagtaaattttattttatttttaacagtAGCTTGCAATCTAATCAAATTTCATAATCATTACAGAAGTCGGTGCTCAAGATAAATATGAAAGTCAGTTCCAAAACTAGTATTTGTGAACACACATAAGATTATATGGCTGTAATAGCTTTGTTGCATTTAAAACATGAAACGCTGGCCTTGCGTTTTCTTCTTGCTTAAGGAAAATACCTGGAAACCTCCTGCTAAGTACCTACCAGGGTCACTTTCATTAACATGGGAAAAATGACTTaactcatataaaccacaagGTCTATCCCGTAAGCTATACTTTTCTTTGccttatcccaaaaatcaagataAATCAACGTTCAGGTAGGCcatgttaaaaactttttacctAGAACTTTTAATTCACGTGAcaaggcccacctaagttctagaATAATATGCTTTTTAGTAATTCTTTCATCCCGATAACGTGCATAATacaaatggattagatggcatataaacaatatAGTAGCTCTTGTACTAtgttaatggtggacgttccatCCTAACTTTTACATAGGATGGATCTTTTGAAAGATCCACCCACGTGGTACCCAGTGCAAAACAAGCGTGCTCTTTGATACTCTGCTAGATCATGATACACATGGACAAAAAATATTACATATGGCAATGCCTAAATTGAAGCCGCCCATATAGTGGCCTATTATTGTAGATGAGGCATGACCCAAAATTCTATCTGTTTGGACAgtaggattaaatggtatggaattgcattaaatGAAATTAACACCGTTACTATTACATAATAATTATATGTcagcaaatatcatgatattttcactATCCAATCTCAGGGATCAAATTCCTTATTTAGGAAATATAGTGTATTAAGTGAACCTGTTTGGTGGACTATGAAATTATAATCAGTGAACCATGCTTTATAGCTGATGCCAGTTACCTGTACGcatatgaatgaatggtgtggataaaatacgagCATCAATATGGAGACCACGGATGTAATGGATTTCAAATCACGTGGTATTTGTACTATTAGCTCTCAATGCTGCAATATCATGATCAATCCTAGCTAAATCCTTTTTCTCAGTGTAGATGTATGGAAAGGTCTGATCATAAACACGTGTAACTAGTTTTCACGTGTGAGTACTAGACGTTGTACACGCATGTAACATTGACGCATGCGTTGGCCGGGTCCCATGTGATGAATGGTACTGCGGCATGTGGAAAGGGGTACATGTTCAGTGGCTAGACTTCTTCCAGTGCAATTGAGAGGGATGGACgatcaaaggtgggtctcacgtgatgaATGATCTTAGTCATTGATTGGGctactttaatatgatgaataTGGATTATCCACTTTGCTAACAATTGaattgatggttaggatttcttatggAAGTGTTTATTAAAAGATATTAAGCACTGGataaatgaagatgggcccacttgattagaATCATCCTATGAATGTGATTTTTTTGAAAGTTACATGGATCATAAATGACGGATGGTCCACAACATCGATCTAGAATATAGGTCCATTTTATCAACATCGgtgggatggctaggatcattaaATTAAGGTGCTGAGGAATGAAAAGTCAAAGGTGGGTCTCACTGCATATAGATcataaatcaataaataaaatgaatatatTTTAAATGATAAGTCCAAGCACATTTAGGGCTCTTGCTGTTTTGTGGCTGTTGTGTAGTTAGGAGTTGGAGCCTTGGGTGcaccacaagcataagatcataaATGAACGACTAATCAATGTTTTTAATTATTGATTTACATGATCAAATGTTTGAGTTATTTAGACAATTCAATGGATGCAATTTTAGTGATGTAGTATGTTGTTATTCAATCAAATTAATGTGATGCCACACTTGTTAACAAACGGCTCGTATTCATTTAAACGAATGTATTTAGGATAGCACAAGCATGCTAGAGTTGTACTTGACTCGAATTTGATTGAATACTTGCAACCCCAAGCATCAAATCAGACAAAAGATTAGACCTATGAAAGTTTACTTGATTGTACAACCACCAATGTTGCAACGATTAAGTAATTTAGAAAGAAAATGTTAGCTCTTCTGAATTTTGTTTGCCTTGAGATAAGAATTTTTCTTTCAACGGTGATCATGGGCCTTAAGTTTCTTAATAATGCAATAATAGATAGAAATGATTACAAACTAAAGGTGAAATtgtcaattttattaattataataaAGTTCGATCAATacaatcaataaataaataaattaacagagaaataaatttaaaaaataaatatgtgTGATTACTTATATGGACAAACAATCAAGGTGGATGATCAACAAAATATAACCGAGGTGTAATCTTTCAAGTATGGACTCTGTTAATCGAGATCCGATGATGGTGGATCGTTGATATTTATACTCCTCTTAAGCATATTGCAATGATGGCCTGGACAACAGTGATCTAAGCTACCTTAAACTTCGGATATTCCGCAATGAGGCTAGACAGAAGTGGAAGAATTAAAGctaaaattaaaatatgacaATATTATGTCAAAAGtggatgtcacgccccgaaaatcgAAACCAGAGTTGGTCAGGCCTAAACCCGAATATCAGGACTATGAgttgtatttaaataaaatatatatcgcAACCCATattatttcatgcattttcaaggcaatcagagcaactaaaatgatattaatcattgtcattaaatattgtccactaatcaatccttaaatctttaattacattgacattcaaaaataaataataacaacatatattgaattttaattaatttctaaataaaaaaatataaaagtctTTAATTTTGCCCAACTGGTTCTTCATATACAAATCTTGCAAAATAGTATATATGGGTGTAACTGCGACGGCTTGTAGGGTCAAATCATtgccaaaattaaaatttttacttTAACACAAATACaacttaataaaataaataagattaattacgagtattgaattGGCATTTTACGTGATAACAATAacaaattatttttcataataacaaaataagataatacaGTCATCTAAAATCCTATAATAtagtcatctaaaatcctttcttGTTCAATCTAGGGCAGatcacccgtgtgtgttgatccttttagggaataacCCTCgacagagcaccggtgttgattcttttagggaatgaccctcggcagagcacctggtgaataaacttttagggtaaatacatgttcacaccccaagtatagggttgtgatgtagtaataaacctGGTAAGATcgatgtcgaatccacagggattgaaccttatgcgtaatctgaaagtaacttgaactagaactaggcaaagatgtaatctaaattagagaaaattaagagaataattgtgaatagattaattaaaaaactaataaaaataaaagtgagaacaagggtaccaaggatccacttgtaataattgggaagctaccttgcattgattcaaggacacatcTGGTATCAGAGTCCTATTATATCCAATTTGTaggaagagatttgtcaaatctctaaacttctcatagatctaatcatcaatagataagagtggtgaagatttggaagtgatcccgtcacctaaccatgcccaggagactatgacaaacaataacaatttaccaaacccataaccaattataagagaattgtaaaagttagaaaggattccgtcaccctaccatacccatggggcgatggtgaacaacaagttttactaa is drawn from Magnolia sinica isolate HGM2019 chromosome 5, MsV1, whole genome shotgun sequence and contains these coding sequences:
- the LOC131246659 gene encoding protein TIFY 9-like isoform X2 — encoded protein: MSRSSAELNFFGIEKGKKPLDRRSSFKGIQNAISRIDPQVLKSVIASRMRNEGRLPESAVTPKLNETVPDPKSPIPLPSMRNGDGRLRSLLPVSNPVSRVVAEDLKATSPLTIFYNGTVTVYDVPRDMAEKILKVAVKGDVGTVESADTKFAASSSSTEGQLLEKLNDLPIARKHSLQRFLEKRKERV
- the LOC131246659 gene encoding protein TIFY 9-like isoform X1 translates to MSRSSAELNFFGIEKGKKPLDRRSSFKGIQNAISRIDPQVLKSVIASRMRNEGRLPESAVTPKLNETVPDPKSPIPLPSMRNGDGRLRSLLPVSNPVSRVVAEDLKATSPLTIFYNGTVTVYDVPRDMAEKILKVAVKGDVGTVESADTKFAASSSSTEGQLLEKLNDLPIARKHSLQRFLEKRKERFTSLLPYGSMSNHENKMSVGLVWS